The following DNA comes from Bacillota bacterium.
GGTCCGGTTCAGTTCCCGGGCCGCCCGGGCAGCGGCCGGCCGGGCCACCTCGTCGTCCTTGTGCCCCAATACCGGCAGGACCGCCACGTTGCTGCTCACCTTTGCCGGATCATCCAGGCTCGGGCGCGGCAGGCCGAGGGCCACCGCCCCGACGTGCGGGCGTTCACCGCCCAAAAGCGCCACGATCACCCCGTCCGGGGTAACGGTGGCCGCGGCCTGGACCACGTGCCGCCCCGTGCCGGCGACTACCTCAACCCGCCTGATAGGCTCAGTGTTCATTGATGACCACCCCCCCTAGGAGACCGCTGCAAAACTGCGCCTAGCTTTGTCAGGCTCGCCGTCCGGTGCTCACGTACTACCCAGTACGCTCCGCGCCGTCCGCCTTCGCCTTTCGCGCCATGCTTGTTTTTCGCGGTCTCCAAGCGTTTAAAGTAACTTCTGGTTTTGCAACACTCTCCTGGTTCACGTTGCCGCAAGGCGCGCATCGGCGCCGGCCCCGCTCATTTCTTCACCAGAAAGCGCAAGTCCCCCACCCGCTTCGTGTACCGGGTCCGGTCAAAGTGCTCCAGGAGCGGCAGAGTGTACCGGCGGGACGTCCCCAAAAGGTTTCGCGCCTCCCCCACCGAGAGGCCCTCGTGGTCCGCCAGGTAGTTCGCGATCCGCCTTCTGGCTTCCTCCACCGCCTCGGAGTGAAAACACCACTCATTGTCGACCCTGACCAGCGTTCCGCCCCGGATCAGGTGATGCAGGTACTCCTGACCTTCCGGATCCGGGAGCCCCAGTTTCTCCAAAGCCTGAATAGTGGCCGGCGGCTGCATCCCGCCGGCGCGGAACAGGCCTTCCAGCTCCGTCAGCGTTTTCCTGGCTTTCTCCGGCAGTTCCCGCTCGGCGAACTCCCGGAAGGCGATGCTCTGCGGGTAGAGGGTCACCACGCCGTCGGTTTCCAGCGCCGCCAGGAAGTCCTGGAACCTGGCCGTGCTGAATCCGGAGAACGCCCGGGAACGGAGTTCCTCCCGAGGGTGGCCCTCCCGCAGCGGGTAGCGCCCGTGGTAGTCCTTGAGTATCCCGGTCACGGCCCGCTCCCAACGCCGGTAATCATCCGTGTGGGCCAAAAACCCGGCGCCCGGCAGCCGGCGCAAGACTCCCCCCGCCTCCAGTTCCCGGCATACGGCCGCGGTCGTCTCCGGCTCAAGTCCCGTGCCCTGGGCCACTTCGTTCTCGTTGAGGGGCGCGGGGCCGCCCTGCAAAAACTGGCTGATCAACTCGCCCGGATTCCCTTTTTCGAGAGTGGCCAACCGCTCCAGCACGTGCGGCTGGTTCCGTTTGTGCCGCGGCGGGTTGGCGTCGATCACCCGCCCGCCGCCGATGGTGCGCATCGGAGAGTAGGAGCGGATCACGAACCGGTCTCCCCGGTCGGCGACAGATTGGGCCTCCAGGATGACTTGCGCGTAGCACTCCTCCCCCGGCGCCAATTCATCCCGGTCCAAGAGCAGCACGCGGCCCATGATTTCGGCCGCGCCCAGGTGGAAACGCACCCGGGCCCTGTTTTTGAGCGGCCGGGGCGCGTTGCCCAGCAAAAACAGCCGCACGTCCACCCGCCGGGTCGGTTTGAAAAGGCCGGCCGCGGCCAGAACGTCCCCCCGGTTGATCTCCTGGGTCTCCAGGCCGACCAGATTCACCGCCACCCGTTGCCCGGAGCCGGCCTTCTGCACCTTCTGATTATGCACCTGGAGCGAGCGCACCCGCGAAACCAGGCGCCGCGGCAGCACTTCGACCGGGTCCCCGATTTTCAGCGCGCCGGACGCCAGGGTGCCCGTCACCACCGTGCCGAATCCGACGATCGAAAAGACCCGGTCGATCGGCAGGCGCGCCTGGCCCGCTCCGGTCCGGTCCCGCAGGCCGCCCGTCTGCGCGACGATCGCCTCCCGGAGGGCGGGCAGCCCCGCCCCGGTCAGCGCCGACACCCGCATTACCGGCGCGTCCTCCAGCACGGTGCCGTCCAGGAAGTTGCGGACGTCTTCCTCCACCAGTTCCAGCCAGTCCGGATCCACCAGGTCGACCTTGTTCAGCACCACGATGCCGCGCTCAATATCCAGAAGCCCAATAATGTCCATGTGTTCACGGGTCTGGGGCATGACCCCCTCGTCGGCGGCGATCACCAGCAGTACCAGGTCGATGCCGCCGATTCCCGCCAGCATGTGTTTCACAAAACGTTCATGTCCGGGTACGTCCACAATGCCGGCCCGCCTCCCGTCCGGGAGGTCCATGTAGGCGAACCCCAATTCAATGGAGATCCCGCGCTCCTTTTCCTCCCGGAGGCGGTCGGTGTCGATGCCGGTGAGTGCCTTGATGAGCTGGGTTTTCCCGTGGTCGACGTGACCCGCCGTCCCGATGACCAGGTACTTCATTCCGTCACCCCCAGCGCCCGGTCCAACGCCGCCGTGAGCAGGGCGAATTCGTCTTCGGCGATGGTCCGCGGGTCAAGGCAGAACCGCTCCTCCTGCACCCGGCCCACCACCGCCGGGTCCGCCGCGCGCAGCCGGGCCGCGAGCTCGGTCAGTGACAGGGCTTTCGGCCGCACCGTCACCAGGACGGTCTTCGGCTGAGCAGTGGGGAGGGCGCCCCCGCCCACCTGGGAGAAGTCCTCCTCCACCCCGACTTCGGCCCGGCCCACAAGGACCGGACCCAGCAGCCCGGCCAGACGCCCGGCCTTTTCCGCCAGCGCCCCGGCCCCGGCGGCGAGCATCTTCAGGGTCGGGATTCTCTCCAGGGCCGCCTCGGGGTCCAGGTATTCCCGGAGCGTCGCCTCCAGGGCCGCGAGGGTCATCTTGTCCACCCGCACCGCACGGGTGAGCGGGTTTTTCTTCATCCGGTCCACGGCCTCGCGCCGGCCCGCGATGATCCCGGCCTGCGGCCCACCCAGGAGCTTATCCCCGCTGAAGGTCACCACGTCCACTCCGGCCCCCGCGGTCTCCTGTACCGTGGGCTCATAGGGATAGCCGAACCGGCTCAGGTCGACCAGAAAACCGCTGCCCAGGTCGGACATCACCGGCAGACCGTATTCCCGGCCCAGGGCCGTCAATTCCTCGAGGCCGACCTCGTGGGTGAAGCCGACGATCCGGTAATTGGACGCGTGCACGTGCAAAAGAAGCGCGGTTTCGGACGTGATCGCGTCCCGGTAGTCGCGCAGGTGCGTTTTATTCGTGGCCCCGACTTCCACCAGCCGGGCGCCGCTCTGTTTCATCACCTCGGGAATGCGGAAGGAACCGCCGATCTCCACCAATTGGCCCCGGGAAACGATCACCTCGCGGCCCGCCGCCAGGGTGCCCAGGGCGAGCAGAACGGCTGCGGCGTTGTTGTTCACCACCAGGCACGATTCAGTCCCGGTCAGAAGCTTAAGCAAGTCCTCCACCAGCGCGTAGCGGGAGCCCCGCCGGCCGGTGTCCAGGTTGAATTCCAGGTTGGAATAGTGGGCGGCCGCCTCGTGCACCG
Coding sequences within:
- the selB gene encoding selenocysteine-specific translation elongation factor; its protein translation is MKYLVIGTAGHVDHGKTQLIKALTGIDTDRLREEKERGISIELGFAYMDLPDGRRAGIVDVPGHERFVKHMLAGIGGIDLVLLVIAADEGVMPQTREHMDIIGLLDIERGIVVLNKVDLVDPDWLELVEEDVRNFLDGTVLEDAPVMRVSALTGAGLPALREAIVAQTGGLRDRTGAGQARLPIDRVFSIVGFGTVVTGTLASGALKIGDPVEVLPRRLVSRVRSLQVHNQKVQKAGSGQRVAVNLVGLETQEINRGDVLAAAGLFKPTRRVDVRLFLLGNAPRPLKNRARVRFHLGAAEIMGRVLLLDRDELAPGEECYAQVILEAQSVADRGDRFVIRSYSPMRTIGGGRVIDANPPRHKRNQPHVLERLATLEKGNPGELISQFLQGGPAPLNENEVAQGTGLEPETTAAVCRELEAGGVLRRLPGAGFLAHTDDYRRWERAVTGILKDYHGRYPLREGHPREELRSRAFSGFSTARFQDFLAALETDGVVTLYPQSIAFREFAERELPEKARKTLTELEGLFRAGGMQPPATIQALEKLGLPDPEGQEYLHHLIRGGTLVRVDNEWCFHSEAVEEARRRIANYLADHEGLSVGEARNLLGTSRRYTLPLLEHFDRTRYTKRVGDLRFLVKK
- the selA gene encoding L-seryl-tRNA(Sec) selenium transferase; amino-acid sequence: MGFDNGDVLRRLPAVDELLREPEVEGLLAEHPRALVVAAVREVLQHWRETARAEPGRVPGSREELAARAARDVAATVRAKARPALRRVVNATGVVLHTNLGRAVLPDSALRAVHEAAAHYSNLEFNLDTGRRGSRYALVEDLLKLLTGTESCLVVNNNAAAVLLALGTLAAGREVIVSRGQLVEIGGSFRIPEVMKQSGARLVEVGATNKTHLRDYRDAITSETALLLHVHASNYRIVGFTHEVGLEELTALGREYGLPVMSDLGSGFLVDLSRFGYPYEPTVQETAGAGVDVVTFSGDKLLGGPQAGIIAGRREAVDRMKKNPLTRAVRVDKMTLAALEATLREYLDPEAALERIPTLKMLAAGAGALAEKAGRLAGLLGPVLVGRAEVGVEEDFSQVGGGALPTAQPKTVLVTVRPKALSLTELAARLRAADPAVVGRVQEERFCLDPRTIAEDEFALLTAALDRALGVTE